The window TAGCTGCTACTGAGCATGCGTCGCTGTCATCATTAACAGGCAAGGACTGGCAAAATTGAGGACGATTCCCCTGTTGTTGGCATATTTCGTAACAAAACATAGGAGGATTGTTATTGTTCATACATTCTTGGACATTAGGACAGTTAGCTGGTCGGTTTGGATTATTCTGTCCACATTGAGATGGATCTGGCATATTTCCACCACCCTGTCCTCCCTGTTGTAGACAATTACAAAGATATCCGTTCCATTTTTTCCAGTCTTCCCAACCTAAAACAGTTATATGCGATTTAGAACGATCTTGAAATCCCACAAACACTATAATATAACTTTCTAAGAGGTCTTAGACGAAAAGTATTGACAGGAATCTAAAGGAAAGTATTATCGCTTAACACTTAAGTGTATGGGATCGACGTTGTTATAGGGAACATATATTTATATGGTTTTTGTCTTGATTGGTTGCTGTTTCCTGAACATTTTTCTCAATATACCTTATCCATAACGAATTTTGAGACTACAGTTTTTTGTCCGTCAAATAAAAGGAACTACATTACGAGTTAGCGAGTTATATGCAACAACATAAATACCTACTTTTTAGCATATCGGTTCAGGGACCAACTTTTGAAATCTTCGAAAATCCAAAATATAACATCACGGACATTTTAATATAGATTTCTCATTTCTGTATTTCTTCAGTGCAGTAGTTGTGACGTGTCCTTTATCTCTTGATCGATGGTTTGATAAACTTTCGTCCTTTATGAACCTGCCCAATGGGCTGCTATATTTGTCATACTATTCTGCACGCCCTTCCCAAATAAAAGGCATTATAAACTACTATGTTTGCCACTTTAACTGTTTAACACTTGACAAGGGTAAAAATGAGCAAATGgtttctatttgtatctatctgaCGAGTTCAGCCTATAtagctgatttttatagtttgttctcaCTGTCAAAGGTTAGGGGAATGTTGAGCgttaacaaacatgtttaaccaggccactttttttatttgcctatctcaagtcaggagcatgtaatggtagtggttgtcgtttgtccatgtttgtcattttctttttcgtaaaatgttttgttataaccGTTTGTATTCTCCATTGAATTGTTTCAAAAATAAACCCATCATAAATACCGGGATTGAAATTCTATATTTGCgacagatgcgcgtttcgtctacatattgGGACCGTTTACATCTTACTATAAGGTaagggtttttctcattgttgaacaCCGTACGGTTATCTATAACGACTTGCattcacttcatttaaactttggtggatagttatctcattgacattgaaaccacatctccttattttgcaCAATAACGACACAAAAAAAATGTTCGTTTAAAAGGACAGCCTTTTACCAAGTATGCGTAGGATTTCTACGTAGGATTTCTACGAATGGAACTTTATTTTCATTTGCGGGAGTTTCTCGAAGCATTGACGACCCAATGGTGgacttcggctattgtctgctctttggtcgggttgttgtctatgtGACACACTCaccatttccaatctcaattttactTGTGAAAAGTCGTTATGTTTTTTAGTTTTAAAGACGTCTCCTTACAATATTCGGACATGTTTTACTTGCATGTAATCAAAATATACCTGCTGATGTTTTATTGGCTGGTTCACAGTTGTAGTGCAAGCCAGGCAAATTTTCTAATACGACACCCTTAAAGCATCCAAGAAAGTATGGCCATGTCTCTGTCGCATGATATCGATAGGCGCCACTGACCTCTCTGCCATGACACTCGTCAAGGTCAGTTGACGTCAACAGACCGTTAAAATCTGATGCATTTGGACCATATATTGGAAATCCATCTAAAGCGACACCAATGAACTCGTCGACCTCTCCTTTATACAAGCAGCTATCTGGAATTTTATGATAATGATATGATCCTGCGTTTGTTGGATGGCCATCACAACTGTCAAAAGTCTCTCGTGTTTGCCCTTCAACTGCATTTTCAAGGTCAACATTTAACGGATTGAATATGGCTACGCCTGTCCTGGTAATACCAATCATGCCCATTGGGACACAACCATGCGCTCCATTATTGTATCTTGGTATTTTTGGAATACTGATGTTATAGTTTTGATCAGTTGCATCATTCGGATTAACCTTTTCCCATGGATGATCTGGAATCCCCGACGCATAAATATTATGTCTAAAATGTTAAAGAATTGGTTATAATCATTAGTAAATTCAAAAAGTCACGTATCGCTTCAGTTAACGTATTGCTTCAGTTAACGTAACTCTTCAGTTAAATACAGAACGCTAACATCTTTTTATCAAAAACAAGTAAATAGACATATGTGCAAAGTAACATGGGCACTTTTGAgttcattcttctttcttttctgtTACAGATACTATCAATAGGATCTCTTTATCACTTcctaataattttcttttattcaatGCTTCTTTGTTCTTACTCAAACAGTCCTTATTTTGAAATCGTTTTAATATATACATTCCAACCATTTACTGCATGAGCGCAGAACAGTATTTTCAAACTCCtctaaaatgaaaaattttattAAAGGTATATTCGACTAAACAAAAGGCTTCTTTAATTCTAAAGCGTCTGTGGATAGAAAATGTAACACGATCTTTCAGTTTATTAGCTTTCCGTATATTAGTGACcgataaatgcaagcaataaccttgttattttgtatcaatattcatgaaacaacatttttataatatataaacatttaccTATCTGATGGAGTTGTATCGACTCTTACTGATGACTGAGGAAAGTTTCCAGATGTTGTAAATTTTGACAGTTCTGTGACAGTTAGACTGTCAGCAAAGCCGTAAATCCCCAGGGTAATGACAGATAACAGCAACATATCTGAAGTACATAAAATTGTAATCATTCATCAATAAATAGTCATTGTGGAGGGTATTACTTacacaaacatatataaaaatagagATATGTTGTATGATTAACAATGAGTCCACCATCTACCAAAGTTTTATTTAACGTCTCCATTCCGACCTGGCATGGCTTCGCATTCAAACATCTCACAGATCCAGAAGTACGCCCCACTTTAAGAAGGTTAAACGATCGAAAGTATTGCCCAATCAACTGTATATGTAACAGAAAAAGAGTAATGGGAAACAAATAAAGAATGAGAAAAATTATACTCAAAAGAATAGAGGACAATGGGCGGCTAAAATGTAAATAATCGAGAAAATTGGCTCTATTATAAGGAAAAGAGAAATGAAGCGTAATGCATACCGTTTGGAAAAGAGAAAACCGTTTGCAAATGATATATCCAAACTCTCTTATGCCAATGTCTTTTATGTATACTGACAGACTTTACAAAAGCAAATTACATTTTGGTGGTCTTATAATTTGCATGTGTATATGGTAAAGCTACTCACCACCTTTTCACAAAATATCACTGGTTCTGTCTTATCACAACAATTTTCTGTGTGTGAAAGGTTTTGAAaagtgtttttatataaattcctCTTGGGAAATACGTGCATTTATTACATTCATGTGATACTGATTGACTCATGTTGTTCTCTGTTGTTTTAGATTAGTCATAACCATTTGCTTTTGCATTATATTCATACCTGTTCATTCATCTgttattcttttatctattagTCATATATTCGAGTAGCAATAAAAAAAGAAGCCACTAAATTCTTAGTCACAGTGTCTCTTAAATGGTCAATAAATAATACTCACTTTTTACAAATGAATCAAGTTTAATTTACTAGTACTTTAACCTAGGACAACACATATAAACGAGAGACATAGTGTTTGCATTCAATTCAGTATCACACAAATTATAAAATGAGGATAATATTAATAAATTTGAGTGGCGTGTTATGTTGGAATTAAGTGTTCATAGcttaatatttgaattgaataCAAGGCACTGGCATTTGAAATGATATTCTTTTGATTAAAGTAATCGATACTATTAGCTTTGTATTCAATTCAGCATTTCCCAATCCTCAGTTTGTCTATTTAACTTTTTTGTGTGTCTATCagtttttcaaaactttaacTTAATATGGAATGGTTTTGTGTCAGTGAAGCATCGTATTTTTACTTCAAACTGTTACCTATAAATGGTTTTGATAGTAGGTTTTGTTTTTGAATATCTTTTTGAtgtaaaaatatatgaataagtATCAGTATACCATTCTTGACAGAGTTAAAGTTTGAAGGCTTTTTGTTTATTTCGGTGTATGAAGAAGaaccaaaagggggggggggggaactgCAATTAACGATGTAAAATTAAGACGTGCATTATAGTTTTTTAAAGGAGTTCTTTCgactttcataaataaaaatcatagcaagaaacaaaacaaaataattttcataaGTGCATCGAACAGTTTTTGtctttgaaatttcatattagaggtaaaaaaactttggccattttgaatttttagaaTGTTTTATATAATCCATGCACATTAATGCTATACAAATTGAAATCTACAAAATCGGAAGAGGCAATTTCAATGCATTTTTTGTCTAAATTGGATTACTTAAAATTGACGGAATAGATCCCCTCGCTCAGTATACCGTATAAACAGTAGATATGCCGGTCACTCCCACTTTCtaataaataacaataagtaTAATTATAACTGTCGTCCGACTTATAGTTTAAATTTGTgaattcatatttaataaaaaacgTTGGTTTTCATACTGATCGttaataacaaatatcaaaatagGAATAAGTGTTATGATTGCTTAGAGAAAAATGCAGTAAAAATAGTAGGCGTTTCATTTTATCTGATTTGGTAGTAAATTCAGTACAACCGTTATTGACTTAATTTCATAACTTATACCGTTTACAAATTGTTTagaaaatttcattttatcaCTTCCAATCGTACAGCGGTGTCCTCAAATTCTGTTTTTGAGATCTTTACCCTAAAATGAAACCTCCGTGTACTGAAAtactgaaataataataaaataaactgtGTCAACGATGAACGATAATAAACTTCCCCTTGagaaagaatatttgttttataaatatttaaaaaccctGAGATCGTGATTtcattaacaaaagaaaatatggcAAATAACTGAGAATTTAGGCTTACGTTTAAATACCCGTAGATCGTGATGTtattaaaaaatggaaatatagTAAATGACTGAGAATTTAGGTATACATTTACACCATCACTTCTGCCTCAGTTTGAATGGTGCGGCAAGGatatttttgaataattgtgTTTGAATAACAATTTACATTAGTCTGTGAATGAATCATTTTCTTGATTTATATCATACAGGTAAACAGATGTGATAGTTTTGAGGTACATGGATTTGTCCACATATGAAATTCGATAGATAAGCAAATTTAGATATAACTGATAGGTTAAGAAATGGAATAAAATGAAACAGCACATAAGATTTCGGTGAGCTAAAATAGGTTAAGATCGTTTCTTAAGGGCGAAAATTCTTACAAGGAGTCAAATGACGGTTTCaaccatgttgacttatttgtggattTTATTCTGCTGTTCAtgtttgctggtttttttttaatctctatCTACTATAGTTTCCGAGAGAAAAACCTTTATTGGACATACTTTTTTTAATACCGCAATTGGATATCACTTCCAATCAAAATCAACCGAAACGGACCATGTCTACATGTGTTATGATATACGTTTGTCATACTATTCTGTCCATCACAACCTGATATAAGATTTTTAACAATTCCATAAGCAGAAACATTCACcatcaatttataaatttcaaactatGTACATTATTTCTGAAGGaaaatgttataattttatttcatgtaGACCATACATGTTATGCTTTGTTCTTGTTTTTTCTAATACGTAGCGGGTGTGCATACAAGAAACTGTTTTTAGAGAGTACAAGATAATTAAACATTTTATGATACCTTTCAACATTTTCTACTTGACTTTTTAGTTATCCATCTACATAGTGCACTCTCATTGGAAGCAAGCCACAGTTTTGTAGAGCCATGCAAGAagattttcttaattatttcattaatttgGAACATAAAAAATACCCTGATATAAAACGTACATCTGACTTTTATGTGAACAGCTCAATAACCAGCATgtctgtgttgacatgaactaTCATTAATACGTTTATTTCCTGATTACTATATTTACTCTCtatcaaatgaaatattgttCCAAACTCCCAGGCAGTACACTGGGCATATCTGGACGTAGCCAGGTTTTCACAACTTTgtagaatatatataatttagagCTCTTCAATTTTGAGTTCGGTTCGGTCGTCAAACTCTTTGATTCGAGCGCCTAATTGAAACGAAACGTGAATTTGACGTTCCAAAGAATAGACTTGTATCTTTGGTGAGTTGTCCCATCCAAATTCTAAAATCTCTCTTAAAATGAAAATCTTGACAGGTATAATTTTCCAATGATTTGGAAAAGAGAACAAACAGCACATTCACTTACATACACATGATAAAATAGATTAGTTTTTTCATTATGAAGACTACAAATTTGTTCTGTATATGTTGCGTATCAGAAAATTGTTtaactttgtacaaattgtactTCTGTAACCGGTTCATTAACATGCTTCAATTTGAATCGTAGGCATATTAAATTTCATACAGCTGTTCGAATGTGGTCAAACATTCCTGGTGAACACATATTTGTTCTTTCGTGTATCATTCTCTGTTAGCTTCTTAGACAAAATCACTATGCTGATCAACGCTGACCATGTTTAAGCTAATACATCAAATGTGTAAACGactaaaaataaaggcaacagtagtttacaaTCACATTTACTTAAGCAGAAGTGACAAGATGGAAAAAGGAAGCATGAttatgggggggggggatttttttttaaacaaaatgcatattctTTGAATCACAAGAACATAATGCATTAGGCCAGACGCGCgtaaatactcatcagtgacgctcgaataaaaaaaagtaaaaaaaaaagccaaataaagtacgaagttaaagagcattgaggaccaaaaatttcaaaattcctaaaatttttgccaaatatagctgaGGTCATCTATTCCTGATGTACTGCATAACATTCTGGTTCTATTAGGATTTAATTCTGGTTTCTGGGAATATATAAGCAATCGTCAATACAAGAAAACATGTAATTCAAAGGTAATCAAGTAAATATGATTAGTTTACCAGAAGTGACAAGATGGAAAAAGTAAGAATAATTATGGTTTgggatttttaaaacaaatgcaaatataGTACGATGTTAAAGATGATTGAGCACCAACAATTCCCCAAAAATTTATCTAAAattgctaaggtaatctattcctgaggtactGCATAACATTCTGGTTCTATTAGAATTGAATTTTGGttgcttcaaataaaaaaaagcaattacCAATGCAAGAGAACTTGTAATTCAAAGCTAACCAAATAAATTCGActacttagggacgacatcaaaagttcaatgaaggataaaaaaacttaattcacatagttttttcactgacccccccccccccccttaacttaattttggaaaaattgattaaccaatagggatatatgtaaaatcgattttagattaacaaacttgcagcaatgttgaccccaccccaacccccaaactatttgatttaagttttgttATCCTACATCgattttttgatgtcgtcccttaagcAGAAGTGACAAGATGGAAAAAGTAAGCATAATTATGGTggggaactttttttttaaaacaaaatgcattgccttcaaattacaaaaacataATGAATTGTGTTTTTCTTCTTGGCATACTTGTCTGACTCTTGTGGTTGATTTTATAGACACACAGAACGTTTACGTAAAATTTGTTATAATGAATAATAACTATTCAATGCAAAAAACAGCGAGGGAAATGAACATGAATAAGTTtcctttaaaggggcactagctgtcaaattcatgttcaccgattctaatcaaattctcatatttcatttataacaatgtaaaacatttatccaaactaaaagtctaaataaaaaacaaacaaggaACAGGCATGATattacgtagcttcgtttcgtgtgtatttgagtctagacgccatctaattattcatcgagttgacctctatagtcatccgatgaccatataagcgatgtaaacataaatatatatatagatatcaaTAGATTAAGCAACCACGTGCTGTtgaattattctaggtctatttaatttaatttaatttcatattacagataaaaaataaatgtttatcataatttttacctgtattagaatgtttatttgtggatcgaatcagtcaatcaaatgatttacttttgtttcgctttcaatgttgacattctcttcctttaaataactttacacatacaattcacgtgttatccatctcaagctaagaGGTTAAATTAAAgctcacatgaatacggattcaatgaggtcgaattattcacttgcaagtgaataagtcataatcaatatttgtttgcttattttcacaaaattgaaccttattggctactaaaaaggaattattatttcactatttgtatttcataatacTGATTGagccaaaaatatatatatattaggtttttcatatatctagtagctagtgcccctttaataacaAGATATGGCATTGATACAGTAAATTTCTGTCAGTTTACTGTTTACTTGTAAACCCTTTCAAAACACTATGTTTTTTTTGTATCCCAAGTCATAGATGCCCGCAAACTGTCATAATGATTTGACCATTCAACTTTTCGTATTCGTTTATGAGTCTGTATGAAAATGAAATGTCTGTTGCCTTGTATAATTCGTACAAATTCTTCAATTTTActgaagttttaatttttttcagacAAAATTGATTATTATTTTCGACCTGCAAATAAACTGAATACAGGAAGTTTTTGGTGCAAATTATAAGCAAAAGGACGAGTCATTATGACGGACAATTGTTTACCTTCATGTAGGACACACCTCGTCACcgtttattttatattataatgttgTTATCCATAACTATACTTTCTGTAACACCACTAATAACTTAATTAAAATATAACTGTATGTGTACCAATGCTTGAAGAAGAATAACCATCTTTCCCCGCAGTAGAATCGACAGAACTTTCAACTTCCAATGGTATATGACTGATCTTGAACtatatcaatttttgtttaatttacctgtgacgtcacttttgtggCGTCGATCTAGTCGTGTGAAAGACAATACGTGGTTATGTTCTGTTGCTTTTATGTGCTATCCTGTGTTGTTTTGCgcgttcgtttttattctgtgattagtcagcactttggtgctgacatgaatatcaattatattattatttttataaatttactgtttgcaaaagtatgaattattctaaatactaatgTAGGATTTTCTCGTCCCATGCATAGACAACCTAAGCCGTATTTaacacaacttttttggaatttttgatgatcaatgctcttcaactttgtacttgtttgacttctTACtattttatctgagcgtcactaatgagtcttaagcagacgaaacgcgcgtctggcgtattacattttAAGTCTGTACATTAAAGCAAGAcgaaatgtactattgtattgtttatttgcatatttttctgtcatgAATATTCTTGAAATGATATGTACTGGAGtcatgtcatgtaatgttgtcatgttagtgttatatttcacattgccataaaagcgcgaggtttggctaaccacaaaaccaggtgcaatccaccattttttcttaaaatgtcctgtaccaagtctgaaAAATGGCTGTTGTTATCTTTAAGTTTATGTTTGTGTGTGTTTCATCgtcgttttttgttgttgcacttaagtgttgctgttgttttgttgtattcctcttatagttga of the Mytilus galloprovincialis chromosome 8, xbMytGall1.hap1.1, whole genome shotgun sequence genome contains:
- the LOC143085397 gene encoding uncharacterized protein LOC143085397, whose product is MLLLSVITLGIYGFADSLTVTELSKFTTSGNFPQSSVRVDTTPSDRHNIYASGIPDHPWEKVNPNDATDQNYNISIPKIPRYNNGAHGCVPMGMIGITRTGVAIFNPLNVDLENAVEGQTRETFDSCDGHPTNAGSYHYHKIPDSCLYKGEVDEFIGVALDGFPIYGPNASDFNGLLTSTDLDECHGREVSGAYRYHATETWPYFLGCFKGVVLENLPGLHYNCEPANKTSAGWEDWKKWNGYLCNCLQQGGQGGGNMPDPSQCGQNNPNRPANCPNVQECMNNNNPPMFCYEICQQQGNRPQFCQSLPVNDDSDACSVAAIKIYTILLTFIAMIFI